A genomic stretch from Canis lupus familiaris isolate Mischka breed German Shepherd chromosome 17, alternate assembly UU_Cfam_GSD_1.0, whole genome shotgun sequence includes:
- the TCF23 gene encoding transcription factor 23: MSQREVGGAPAMPGVGRNPAKATLQLVAGTGRKKSRLSRTRQDRWEETSWSNQRWSRAAPSPRGVRARSLAPSRSEAGPENAARERSRVRTLRQAFLALQAALPAVPPNTKLSKLDVLVLATSYIAYLTRTLGHELPGPAWPPFLRGLRYLHPLKKWPMRSRLYAGGLGSSGLDSTTATTSSHRTKEEEARP; this comes from the exons ATGTCACAGCGGGAGGTCGGAGGGGCACCGGCCATGCCAGGTGTGGGGCGGAACCCGGCTAAGGCCACGCTGCAGTTGGTAGCGGGCACTGGCAGGAAGAAGAGCCGCCTGAGCAGAACAAGGCAGGACCGGTGGGAAGAGACCAGCTGGAGCAACCAAAGGTGGAGCAGAGCTGCCCCGAGCCCCCGAGGGGTCAGGGCCAGGAGCCTGGCTCCAAGCCGG AGTGAGGCCGGTCCTGAGAATGCTGCACGGGAGCGGAGCCGGGTGAGGACACTGCGCCAGGCCTTCCTGGCCCTACAGGCTGCTCTGCCCGCTGTGCCGCCCAACACCAAGCTCTCCAAGTTGGACGTGCTGGTGCTTGCCACCAGCTACATAGCCTACCTCACCCGCACACTTGGCCATGAGTTGCCTGGCCCCGCCTGGCCACCCTTCCTGCGTGGACTCCGCTACCTGCACCCTCTCAAG AAGTGGCCCATGCGGTCTCGTCTCTATGCTGGAGGCCTGGGGAGCTCTGGCCTTGACTCCACCACAGCCACCACCTCAAGCCACAGAACAAAGGAGGAAGAGGCCAGGCCCTAA